Proteins from one Ranitomeya variabilis isolate aRanVar5 chromosome 1, aRanVar5.hap1, whole genome shotgun sequence genomic window:
- the AGXT2 gene encoding alanine--glyoxylate aminotransferase 2, mitochondrial isoform X1: MRSLTSRYCKLFAPRRLRSVYCRCLSGNEPRMPPCDFVPEKYESLPYEHVAEVRKKNLSALYLTYYKKPLLLHQGHMQWLFDHEGRRYLDLFGGIVTVSVGHCHPKVTDAAKKQLDRLWHTTNIYYHAPLYEYAEKLMSRLPGKLKALYLTNSGSEANDLALHMARLHTGHYDIISLRSGYHGASPYSLGVTSLSAYKPDVPLGFGCHTTMCPDVFRGIWGGSHCRDSPVQTTRTCSCSPGSCEAKDRYIEQLKDTLETSSASRIAGFIAEPIMGVGGAVQYPKGFLKAAYELVRERGGLCIADEVQTGFGRTGSHYWGFQGHEVMPDIVTMAKGIGNGFPMAAVVTTEEIAASLTRSLHFNTFGGNPVACAIGSAVLDVIEEDGLQDNCKTVGTYLLLELSKLRDKFEIVGDVRGKGLMIGVEMVTDKKTRRPLPAEELNVIWEHCRHLGVLCGKGGLYNNTFRIKPPMCLTKEDADFAVSVLEAAINKYLDTAAR; encoded by the exons TGTATTGCAGATGTTTATCAGGCAATGAGCCCAGGATGCCGCCCTGTGACTTCGTACCGGAGAAATATGAG TCTCTTCCCTATGAACACGTGGCGGAGGTCCGCAAGAAAAATCTGTCTGCATTGTACTTGACGTACTACAAGAAGCCCCTCCTGCTGCACCAAGGACACATGCAGTGGTTGTTCGATCACGAGGGACGGCGCTACCTCGATCTCTTTGGAGGAATTGTCACTGTCAGCGTCGGACACTGTCACCC GAAGGTGACAGACGCAGCAAAGAAGCAGCTCGATCGTCTCTGGCACACGACCAACATCTATTACCATGCTCCACTCTATGAATATGCGGAGAAGCTGATGAGCCGGCTGCCCGGGAAGCTGAAG GCTCTCTATCTCACCAACAGTGGGTCAGAGGCGAATGACCTCGCATTGCATATGGCAAGATTGCACACCGGCCACTATGATATCATCAGTTTAAG GAGCGGATACCACGGCGCCAGTCCTTATTCCCTGGGTGTGACATCTCTTTCTGCCTATAAACCTGACGTGCCGCTTGGTTTTGGGTGTCATACG ACGATGTGTCCTGATGTTTTTCGAGGCATTTGGGGTGGAAGTCACTGCCGAGATTCTCCAGTTCAGACCACACGGACCTGCTCCTGTTCTCCAG GCTCCTGTGAAGCTAAAGACAGATATATCGAACAGTTAAAGGACACCCTGGAAACCAGCAGCGCCAGCAGGATAGCCGGATTTATAGCCGAGCCCATCATG GGGGTCGGAGGAGCCGTTCAGTATCCCAAAGGATTTTTAAAAGCGGCCTACGAGCTTGTCCGAGAGCGAGGAGGGCTATGTATAGCAGATGAG GTCCAGACTGGTTTTGGAAGAACAGGAAGCCATTATTGGGGATTTCAGGGCCATGAAGTCATGCCGGATATCGTGACCATGGCAAAGGGAATTGGTAATGGATTTCCGATGGCCGCCGTTGTGACAACAGAAG AGATCGCCGCCTCCTTGACTCGTTCTCTGCATTTCAATACTTTCGGGGGGAATCCGGTGGCGTGCGCGATCGGCTCGGCAGTCCTCGAT GTGATTGAAGAGGATGGTCTACAGGACAACTGTAAGACGGTGGGGACCTATCTGTTGCTGGAACTTTCCAAACTTCGGGATAAGTTTGAAATAGTTGGAGATGTTCGCGGGAAAGGGTTAATGATCGGGGTGGAGATGGTGACGGATAAG AAAACTCGGCGTCCGCTCCCTGCAGAGGAGCTGAACGTGATCTGGGAGCACTGCCGCCACCTCGGGGTGCTGTGCGGGAAAGGAGGATTGTACAACAAC acaTTCCGCATCAAACCTCCAATGTGCCTCACAAAGGAAGACGCGGATTTCGCGGTGTCGGTGTTAGAGGCTGCAATAAACAAATACCTGGACACAGCGGCCAGATGA
- the AGXT2 gene encoding alanine--glyoxylate aminotransferase 2, mitochondrial isoform X2 yields the protein MQWLFDHEGRRYLDLFGGIVTVSVGHCHPKVTDAAKKQLDRLWHTTNIYYHAPLYEYAEKLMSRLPGKLKALYLTNSGSEANDLALHMARLHTGHYDIISLRSGYHGASPYSLGVTSLSAYKPDVPLGFGCHTTMCPDVFRGIWGGSHCRDSPVQTTRTCSCSPGSCEAKDRYIEQLKDTLETSSASRIAGFIAEPIMGVGGAVQYPKGFLKAAYELVRERGGLCIADEVQTGFGRTGSHYWGFQGHEVMPDIVTMAKGIGNGFPMAAVVTTEEIAASLTRSLHFNTFGGNPVACAIGSAVLDVIEEDGLQDNCKTVGTYLLLELSKLRDKFEIVGDVRGKGLMIGVEMVTDKKTRRPLPAEELNVIWEHCRHLGVLCGKGGLYNNTFRIKPPMCLTKEDADFAVSVLEAAINKYLDTAAR from the exons ATGCAGTGGTTGTTCGATCACGAGGGACGGCGCTACCTCGATCTCTTTGGAGGAATTGTCACTGTCAGCGTCGGACACTGTCACCC GAAGGTGACAGACGCAGCAAAGAAGCAGCTCGATCGTCTCTGGCACACGACCAACATCTATTACCATGCTCCACTCTATGAATATGCGGAGAAGCTGATGAGCCGGCTGCCCGGGAAGCTGAAG GCTCTCTATCTCACCAACAGTGGGTCAGAGGCGAATGACCTCGCATTGCATATGGCAAGATTGCACACCGGCCACTATGATATCATCAGTTTAAG GAGCGGATACCACGGCGCCAGTCCTTATTCCCTGGGTGTGACATCTCTTTCTGCCTATAAACCTGACGTGCCGCTTGGTTTTGGGTGTCATACG ACGATGTGTCCTGATGTTTTTCGAGGCATTTGGGGTGGAAGTCACTGCCGAGATTCTCCAGTTCAGACCACACGGACCTGCTCCTGTTCTCCAG GCTCCTGTGAAGCTAAAGACAGATATATCGAACAGTTAAAGGACACCCTGGAAACCAGCAGCGCCAGCAGGATAGCCGGATTTATAGCCGAGCCCATCATG GGGGTCGGAGGAGCCGTTCAGTATCCCAAAGGATTTTTAAAAGCGGCCTACGAGCTTGTCCGAGAGCGAGGAGGGCTATGTATAGCAGATGAG GTCCAGACTGGTTTTGGAAGAACAGGAAGCCATTATTGGGGATTTCAGGGCCATGAAGTCATGCCGGATATCGTGACCATGGCAAAGGGAATTGGTAATGGATTTCCGATGGCCGCCGTTGTGACAACAGAAG AGATCGCCGCCTCCTTGACTCGTTCTCTGCATTTCAATACTTTCGGGGGGAATCCGGTGGCGTGCGCGATCGGCTCGGCAGTCCTCGAT GTGATTGAAGAGGATGGTCTACAGGACAACTGTAAGACGGTGGGGACCTATCTGTTGCTGGAACTTTCCAAACTTCGGGATAAGTTTGAAATAGTTGGAGATGTTCGCGGGAAAGGGTTAATGATCGGGGTGGAGATGGTGACGGATAAG AAAACTCGGCGTCCGCTCCCTGCAGAGGAGCTGAACGTGATCTGGGAGCACTGCCGCCACCTCGGGGTGCTGTGCGGGAAAGGAGGATTGTACAACAAC acaTTCCGCATCAAACCTCCAATGTGCCTCACAAAGGAAGACGCGGATTTCGCGGTGTCGGTGTTAGAGGCTGCAATAAACAAATACCTGGACACAGCGGCCAGATGA